One Lemur catta isolate mLemCat1 chromosome 15, mLemCat1.pri, whole genome shotgun sequence genomic window carries:
- the TTLL6 gene encoding tubulin polyglutamylase TTLL6 — translation MMEMKSYQKINHFPGMNEICRKDLLARNMSRMCKMFPKDFHFFPRTWCLPADWGDLQTYSRSRKNKTYICKPDSGCQGRGIFITQTVKEIKPGEDMICQLYISKPFIIDGFKFDLRIYVLVTSCDPLRIFVYNEGLARFATTTYSRPCTDNLDDICMHLTNYSINKHSSNFSRDAHSGSKRKLSTFNMYMEKHSYDVERIWRDIEDVIVKTIISAQPIIKHNYHTCFPNHTLNSACFEILGFDILLDRKLKPWLLEVNHSPSFSTDSWLDKEVKDNLLYDTFVLINLRSCNKKKVLEKERQRGRFLQQCRSREIRIEEAKGFQASWLQKTEKYEKENCGGFRLIYPSLNSEKYEKFFQDNSSRFQNTVSSRAREVYARQLIQKLRLKQEKKTFQTKERKVEMPGELAGEQARGNGARTWRQKQQKREAATHSTSKQYSQPLTLVSCTPDLLLSVRDEKKNETDSSLDQEAPKEEADPLPPKPTSARQYRSVPNLRNSSLSCSRLEFGKPNPQIKEAKSATAVNICTGIMPLTSVETSPESTTQISASPKSLQAWSTSASSECSSPEIDGMVSFKHNQQQISQQCIQEKIPKTSLSTKSLSFSGRLNPSWVSLKNDMKKQQLMSELFTNVHPRRKLSVFPAHYDTKLVASNQSQNSSLPMDCYFHSHSSGEKRQLDVPSLLLLQSPQSYNVSLNDLLVATPARLDPRPSRSHTGAVRDLRTQDREACSHCLISGHKGCERN, via the exons ATGATGGAAATGAAAAGTTACCAG AAAATCAATCACTTCCCTGGGATGAATGAAATCTGCCGCAAGGACTTGCTGGCCAGGAATATGAGCCGCATGTGCAAGATGTTCCCTAAAGATTTCCACTTTTTCCCTAGGACTTGGTGTCTTCCTGCTGA CTGGGGAGATTTGCAGACCTACAGCAGGtcaagaaaaaataagacatatattTGTAAGCCGGATTCAGGCTGCCAAGGGAGAGGTATATTCATTACCCAGACGGTGAAAGAAATCAAACCAGGGGAGGATATGATCTGTCAGCTGTATATTTCAAAG CCCTTTATCATTGATGGGTTCAAGTTTGATCTACGGATTTATGTGCTGGTGACATCCTGTGACCCTCTCAGGATTTTTGTGTACAACGAAGGGCTGGCCCGCTTTGCTACGACCACCTATTCCCGCCCTTGCACAGACAACCTG GATGACATCTGCATGCACCTGACTAATTATTCCATTAATAAGCACAGTTCGAATTTCAGTCGAGATGCTCACTCTGGCAGCAAGAG GAAGCTGTCCACGTTCAATATGTACATGGAGAAGCACAGCTACGATGTGGAGCGGATATGGAGGGACATCGAGGACGTCATCGTCAAGACGATCATCTCGGCCCAGCCCATCATCAAGCACAACTACCACACCTGCTTCCCCAACCACACTCTCAACAGCGCCTGCTTCGAAATCCTGGGCTTTGACATCTTGCTGGACCGCAAACTCAAACCCTGGCTGCTGGAG GTCAACCACTCTCCAAGCTTCTCCACCGACTCCTGGTTGGATAAAGAGGTGAAGGACAACCTGCTGTATGACACCTTCGTTCTGATCAACCTGAGAAGCTGTAACAAAAAGAAAGTCTTGGAGAAGGAGAGACAACGAGGGCGGTTCCTGCAGCAGTGTCGTTCCCGGGAGATCAG AATTGAGGAAGCCAAGGGTTTCCAGGCCTCGTGGTTACAGAAAACTGAGAAGTACGAGAAGGAAAACTGTGGAGGGTTCCGGCTGATTTATCCCAGTCTGAACTCGGAGAAGTATGAGAAATTTTTCCAGGACAACAGCTCCCGCTTCCAGAATACTGTTTCGTCCAGGGCTCGGGAGGTGTATGCCCG GCAACTGATCCAGAAGCTGAGActgaaacaggagaaaaaaacctTCCAGACCAAGGAGAGGAAGGTAGAGATGCCGGGAGAATTGGCAGGCGAGCAGGCCAGAGGCAACGGTGCGAGGACCTGGCGACAGAAGCAACAGAAACGAGAGGCTGCCACCCACAGCACCTCCAAACAA TACTCCCAGCCGTTGACATTAGTGTCCTGCACACCTGACTTGCTCTTGAGTgtcagagatgaaaagaaaaatgaaacagacagCAGCCTCGACCAGGAGGCCCCCAAGGAGGAGGCTGATCCTCTTCCCCCAAAGCCTACATCTGCAAGGCAGTACAGATCTGTACCCAACCTGAGGAATTCAAGTCTCAGCTGCTCCAGGCTGGAGTTCGGTAAACCCAACCCCCAAATCAAGGAGGCCAAGTCTGCCACTGCAGTGAACATATGCACTGGCATCATG CCCTTAACCTCAGTAGAAACCTCCCCAGAATCCACCACCCAGatctcagcctccccaaagtCTCTGCAAGCCTGGTCCACATCCGCCAGCTCTGAGTGCAGCAGCCCAGAGATTGATGGGATGGTCTCCTTTAAACACAACCAGCAGCAGATCTCCCAGCAGTGCATCCAGGAAAAAATCCCAAAAACTTCTCTGTCTACAAAATCCCTTAGCTTCTCAGGTCGTCTGAACCCAAGCTGGGTGTCACTAAAGAATGACatgaagaagcagcagctgatgTCAGAACTATTCACCAACGTTCACCCGAGGAGGAAGCTGTCTGTGTTTCCAGCTCACTACGACACAAAGCTGGTGGCCAGTAACCAGTCAC AAAACTCCTCCCTGCCCATGGATTGTTACTTCCACAGCCACAGCTCTGGTGAGAAGAGGCAGCTGGAtgtgccctccctcctccttttgcAGAGTCCTCAAAGCTACAATGTTTCTCTGAATGACCTGCTGGTGGCCACTCCAGCCCGCCTGGACCCGAGGCCCAGCAGAAGCCATACAGGTGCTGTGAGGGACCTGAGGACACAGGATCGGGAAGCATGCAGCCACTGCCTGATCTCTGGCCACAAAGGATGTGAGAGGAACTAG